The window ACCGTTCCGGCTGTCGGCCACCCCCGGTGAGATCCGCCGACGGGCCCCGCTGCTCGGCGAGCACACCGACGAGATCCTGGAGGAGATCGGCTATTCCAGTGAGGCCGTTGTCGGCCTCCGTGACCGCGGGGTGGTGTGAGCCGCTCAGTCCTGCAGGAGTTCTCGCAGCCGCGCGGTGTCGACCTTGCCCGTCGCACCCCGCGGAATCGCGGCCTCGTCCGGTAGCAGCGCCCACACGGACGGCACCTTGAAGCTGCTGAGCACCTCACGTGCCGCCCGGCGCAGCACGTCGACCGTCAGAGACGCGTCGCACACCACGGCCGCTCCGACCCGATTCCCTTCGGGCCCGGGCAGGTTGGTCACAGACGCGGCGCGGACCCCGTCGACGGTGCGCAGCGCCTGCTCCACTTCGGCGGGGTAGACGGTGGCGCCGCGCACTTTGAACATGTCGTCGCAGCGGCCGTGGTAGAAGAGGAACCCGTCGCTGTCGAGGTGCCCGAGATCCCCGGTGGGATAGAAGCCGTCGGGGGTGAACACGTTCTCCCGGGTACGCCGGCAGATGCCGCGCATGAGGTGCGGCCCGCGGATCTGGATCATCCCGGTCGCGCCGGCGGGGAGTTCCTCGCCGGTTCCGGGATCGGTGATCCGCACCTGCATGCCGTCGAACGGTGTGCCGCAGCTGCCCCACGCAGTCTCCGGCATGTCGGTGTCGGCCGGGTGGCCGCAGTACGGGCCGAAGGACTCGGTCATCCCGAACAGATTGGCCCGGGCGCCGGGGCGCGCGCGCAGGTTCGGCGGGAGCAGAGCTTCCAGGCTTCCGGGCCGCAGGTTCAGTTCGACGCCTGAGGCAGGTAGGTGTCGGGCCAGCGCCTCGGCCTGATCGGGCCAGCCCCGGAACAGTGTCACGCGCTCGGCGGTCAGCAGCCGCAGCGTCGAATCCGGTTGGCGGACAGCCTCGGTGACCAGGATCGCACCGGCGACCAGCGCCGAGAGCAGGCCGCCGCCGAACCCGCCGACCCAGAAGAACGGCATCGGTAGGTACAGGCGGGTCCGGTCGTCGATGCAGCGGGCGTCGAGACCGGAGCGCACCGCGCCGATCGCGTTGCCGTGCGAATGAATCACCCCTTTGGGTGGTCCGCTGCTTCCCGAGGTGAACAGGATCGCCATCGGGTCGGCCGCGCGGACGCCGCGTGACATGGCGTCCGACACCGCCGCGGTCCCGGGACCGGGTCGGAGTCCGGTGATCTGGTCGGTCGTCCACACCGTGCTCAGGGCGGGCAGATCGGCGTCGAGGCGGTCCAGGTAGCGGTGCCCGCGGAACTCCTCGACCGCGATCAGATGCTGTACCGACGCCGTGCGCAACTGCGCGCTGAGTTCGGGCGGGGTCAACAGGGTACTCAGCGGCACGAGCACCGCACCGATCCGCATCAGTGCCAACGCTGTTCGTGCCCACTCGACACCGTTGGGCATCAGGAGGCCGACACGCGTGCCCTTGGCGATCCCGGATGCGACGAATGCGGCGCCGAGCTCCCGGGTGGCCGCGTCGAGTTCGCGGTGGGTGATCCGCTCGGCGGGATCGACGACCGCCTCCGTGTCGGGGTGCCGTTCGGCCTGGGCGCGTAGCAGGGCGTCGACGGTGTCAGTCATCGAAGAGTCTCCGAAGTGCGGGAAGATCGATCTTGCCGCTGGACATCGTCGGAATCTCCGTGTGCCGCAGTGAAAGCACCCGCCGGGGGATCTTGTACGCCGAGACCTGCGTGCTGAGTGCCTCTTTCACGGCCGGCTCATCGAACACGGTGCCGTTGTCCGTCGCGATGACGGCGGCGACGATCTGGCCGCGCTCGGGATCGGGAAGCCCGACGACGTGTACCGCGACGCCCGCGTCGACGGCCTGCAGCGCCGCGCTGAGCGCCTTCTCGACTTCGGCGGGCGCGACGTTGGCGCCTGCGGTCTTGATCATCGATCCGGCCCGGCCGACGAAATAGAACACGCCGTCGTCGTCACGGCGGACCAGATCACCAGTGTGGAACCACCCGTCGGCATCGAAACACTCCTCGCGGCTGCGGCCGTAATACCTCTGCATCAGATGCGGTCCACGCAACAGGAGTTCGCCGACGGCGCCGTCGGTGTCGGAACCGGTGTCGGGGTCGACCACCCGTGCGTCGAAACCCGGCGCCAGGAATCCGTACGAGCCACGACGCGCCTCGGGCTGATCGGATTCGTCCCCGCTGAGCAGGACCACGCTGCCGGCCTCGGTCATGCCGAGCATGTTGTGCCGAAGCTCAGGGTCGGCCGGTCGAACGTCGGGAGCCATGATCGAGTACAGGTTGCCGCGTCGCATCGACGACAGGTCGCGCCGGGCGAAGCTGGGGTGGCGGGTGAGGTGGGTGATGCCCGCCACGAATCCGTTGGTCATTGTAGGCTTCTCGGCCTCGAGGAGATCGAGAGTTCGTCCGGCGTCGGAGGCGGTGCTGCAGATCAGCGTCGAGCCCGCGACAAGGGTGGCGAGGAGTCCGAATGCGAACCCTCCGATCCAGAAGAACGGGGAGTTGCAGAACAGCCTGTCCTCGGCGGTGAGCCCGCGGATCTCGTTGAGTCCGCGCTGGTGCGCGAGCAACGAGGTGTGTGTGTGCACGACGCCTTTCGGGTCGCTGGTCGATCCCGACGTGTAGATGATCGCCAGGACGTCGGATCCGTCGACATCCCCCTCCAGGGCGCTCACATCGGCCGCCCCGCCGCACTCGGCGTCGAAGACGACGTGGCGCAGCACCGGAACCTCGGCGGACAGCAGCGGTCCGTCGTCCAGCGGTACACCGACCGCCTCGCCGAGAGCCCTCACGTAGTCGTGGGTCCGGAACGCGCGCGTGGCCAGCAGCACGCCGACGTCGCTGTCGCGCAGTTGCCGGCGCAACTCCACGGCCGTGCTGAACGTCGAGAACGGCACCACGACGGCACCGATTCTGGCCGCCGCGAGCATCGCGACGACCCACTGTGCGCCGTTCGGATACAGAATCCCGACGTGGGACCCCTTGCCGACCCCGAGGGTGGTCAGACGCGCGGCCAGCACCGCCGACCGCTCGTCGGCCTCGGCGTAGGAGAGCCGTTCGTCGTCGCAGATGAGCAGCGGCTTGTCGCCGTGACGGCGCTGCGCGCGAAGAACTTCGGCGACGGTGCACGGATCGCTCATGGTTGCGCGAGGCGCGCCCGTACGGCGGTCAGATCTGGCTTGCCCGATGGGGTCCGAGGGATCGCATCGGTGAGGATCAGCGCGGTCGGGATCTCGTACCGGGCCAGCCGGGTCTGCAGATAGGCCGACAGCTCCTCCGGTGACGCGGTCGCGCCGGGGCGCAATTCGACGAGGGCGACGGGGGTTTCGCCGAGGCGCGGATCGGGACGGCCCACCACCGCGGCTCCGGCGACCGCCGCGTGGGATTCCAGCGCGGACCTCACGTCGTCGGGCATCACCTTGAAGCCGCCGCGGATGATCGCCTGGTCGGCGCGCCCGAGGATCCACAGGAATCCGTCCTCGTCGATCCGGGCGACGTCGGTGGTCTGCATCCACTCGCCGGTGTCGGCGAGCTGGGCCGGGATCACCTCAAGCAGGCCCGGCTCTCCGGGCGGCACCGGGTCGCGGTTGTCGTCGACGACGCGTAGCCGGGCACCGGGGTTGGCGCGGCCGACGCTCCCGCGCTTGTCCTGCCAGTACTTCCGGTGGTCGGCCAGCGTCCAGCCCGCCACTCCGCCGCCGAATTCGGTGGCTGCGTACGAGGTGAGTACCGGTATGCCGAATTTGGCGGTGAACGCCTCGGCGTCGTCGGCCGACAGCGGGGCCGTGCCCGAGGTGACGACGCGTACCCCGGCGAGGTCGTCGCGGGTCAGGTCGGAATGCAGCACCATGCGCAGTGCCGCGGGCACCAGGGATACCGCCGCCGGCCGATGCTCCCTGACGGCCTCGGCCCAACTGTGCAGTTCGAACTTGGGTAGCAGCACGAACGGCCGGGCCTCGGCTAGGCACAACAGGATCCGGAACACCCCGCCGACGTGCACGAGCGGGGAGTTGACGATGGCCACCCCCTGGCGGAGTTCCGTCGGGGACGGTGCGGTGTCGGGGTCGCGCCCCATGACGCTACGGGCGAGCATGTCGTAGGTGAGATCGACGCGTTTCGGGGGTCCGGTGGTGCCGCTGGTCAGCATCCGCACCGCGACCCCGGGACGGTGTTGCCCTTCGGAAGGGCTGCCGCCCGTGATCTCCGGCGTCGTGTCGATGTCGCCGAGGGCCATTGTGGTCGCCGTGGTGCCGGGTGCCAGCGACTCCAGGTCCTCGGCGAGTCCGATGAGCGTCGGCAGCTGCAGCGCCTCGATGTCCGCCCGGGTGCGCTCGTCGCCGCGGGACGGGTTGATGACGACCACCGTACCTCCGCCGGACAGCACCCCGAGTAGCGCTGCCACGTGGGAGGGCGTGTTGCGCAACATGATTCCGGCGGTGCCGGAGCCGACCACCGTGCTGACGTGGCGGGCGGACTCGGCGATCTGCCCCCACGTGACCCACCGCCGTTCGAACTGGATCGCCGGCGCCGACGCATCCAGCGCCATGACCTCGGCGATCCGCCGCGACAGCGGATGCATCACCGGATCCTCGGTGCGGTCTTGGGGATGGGACGTTCGGCGAGTTCGGCTTTGGCGATCGGGTTGCCCAGGCGGGTGTAGATCAGTCCCTGATCCATCGCCGCGCGGTAGGGCTTGTCCAGGGATTCCCAGATCGCCTTGACGGTGCCCTGGGTCGCGGTCGGCGGCTTGGCGGCGATGGCGGTCGCGATTTCGTGTGCCCGGGACCAGAGTTCGTCTTCGGGCACCACCTCAGTCACCAGGCCGATGCGCAGCGCGGTCTGCGCGCCGACGCGTTCGTCGTTGCCCATCAACGCCATCCGCAGGGTGTCTCCCAGACCGACCCGGCGCATCAACCCGATGGGCTCCAGGGCGGACACCAGGCCCGCGCTGACATGCGAGTCGAAGAACGTCGCGCCGTCCGAGCAGATCACCACGTCGGCCTCGTTGACGAAGTACAGCGCCCCGGCGGTGCACATGCCCTGGACCGCGCACACCACCGGCTTCCACATCTTCTGCCATTTCGGGCTGAGAAGCTCACCCGGATCTTCGTGGTTCCAGACGATGTCCGGTTGGCCGTAGCTGGATTTCACGTCGAGTCCGGCGCTGAACGCCCGGTCGCCAGCGGCCCGCAGCACGACGGCGTTGATGCTCTCGTCGCTCTTGACGAGATGCCACGCGTCGCG is drawn from Mycolicibacterium gilvum and contains these coding sequences:
- a CDS encoding enoyl-CoA hydratase/isomerase family protein, which produces MTFETIDLDLDHDVRVATITLNRPEALNSFNRAMCREMRDAWHLVKSDESINAVVLRAAGDRAFSAGLDVKSSYGQPDIVWNHEDPGELLSPKWQKMWKPVVCAVQGMCTAGALYFVNEADVVICSDGATFFDSHVSAGLVSALEPIGLMRRVGLGDTLRMALMGNDERVGAQTALRIGLVTEVVPEDELWSRAHEIATAIAAKPPTATQGTVKAIWESLDKPYRAAMDQGLIYTRLGNPIAKAELAERPIPKTAPRIR
- a CDS encoding class I adenylate-forming enzyme family protein, whose amino-acid sequence is MHPLSRRIAEVMALDASAPAIQFERRWVTWGQIAESARHVSTVVGSGTAGIMLRNTPSHVAALLGVLSGGGTVVVINPSRGDERTRADIEALQLPTLIGLAEDLESLAPGTTATTMALGDIDTTPEITGGSPSEGQHRPGVAVRMLTSGTTGPPKRVDLTYDMLARSVMGRDPDTAPSPTELRQGVAIVNSPLVHVGGVFRILLCLAEARPFVLLPKFELHSWAEAVREHRPAAVSLVPAALRMVLHSDLTRDDLAGVRVVTSGTAPLSADDAEAFTAKFGIPVLTSYAATEFGGGVAGWTLADHRKYWQDKRGSVGRANPGARLRVVDDNRDPVPPGEPGLLEVIPAQLADTGEWMQTTDVARIDEDGFLWILGRADQAIIRGGFKVMPDDVRSALESHAAVAGAAVVGRPDPRLGETPVALVELRPGATASPEELSAYLQTRLARYEIPTALILTDAIPRTPSGKPDLTAVRARLAQP
- a CDS encoding class I adenylate-forming enzyme family protein; this translates as MSDPCTVAEVLRAQRRHGDKPLLICDDERLSYAEADERSAVLAARLTTLGVGKGSHVGILYPNGAQWVVAMLAAARIGAVVVPFSTFSTAVELRRQLRDSDVGVLLATRAFRTHDYVRALGEAVGVPLDDGPLLSAEVPVLRHVVFDAECGGAADVSALEGDVDGSDVLAIIYTSGSTSDPKGVVHTHTSLLAHQRGLNEIRGLTAEDRLFCNSPFFWIGGFAFGLLATLVAGSTLICSTASDAGRTLDLLEAEKPTMTNGFVAGITHLTRHPSFARRDLSSMRRGNLYSIMAPDVRPADPELRHNMLGMTEAGSVVLLSGDESDQPEARRGSYGFLAPGFDARVVDPDTGSDTDGAVGELLLRGPHLMQRYYGRSREECFDADGWFHTGDLVRRDDDGVFYFVGRAGSMIKTAGANVAPAEVEKALSAALQAVDAGVAVHVVGLPDPERGQIVAAVIATDNGTVFDEPAVKEALSTQVSAYKIPRRVLSLRHTEIPTMSSGKIDLPALRRLFDD
- a CDS encoding class I adenylate-forming enzyme family protein, which translates into the protein MTDTVDALLRAQAERHPDTEAVVDPAERITHRELDAATRELGAAFVASGIAKGTRVGLLMPNGVEWARTALALMRIGAVLVPLSTLLTPPELSAQLRTASVQHLIAVEEFRGHRYLDRLDADLPALSTVWTTDQITGLRPGPGTAAVSDAMSRGVRAADPMAILFTSGSSGPPKGVIHSHGNAIGAVRSGLDARCIDDRTRLYLPMPFFWVGGFGGGLLSALVAGAILVTEAVRQPDSTLRLLTAERVTLFRGWPDQAEALARHLPASGVELNLRPGSLEALLPPNLRARPGARANLFGMTESFGPYCGHPADTDMPETAWGSCGTPFDGMQVRITDPGTGEELPAGATGMIQIRGPHLMRGICRRTRENVFTPDGFYPTGDLGHLDSDGFLFYHGRCDDMFKVRGATVYPAEVEQALRTVDGVRAASVTNLPGPEGNRVGAAVVCDASLTVDVLRRAAREVLSSFKVPSVWALLPDEAAIPRGATGKVDTARLRELLQD